From the genome of Vicia villosa cultivar HV-30 ecotype Madison, WI linkage group LG2, Vvil1.0, whole genome shotgun sequence, one region includes:
- the LOC131648679 gene encoding PKS-NRPS hybrid synthetase cheA-like, which produces MEVPLQICRKNDTAIDTTDAFTTSERFVTREEVIRWVKETGINNKVTVIITRSDTETGKRGRSNKVIFGCDKGGKYKDKSETQSATKRCGCPFKIRSTPAKDGSGWKVDVKCGVHNHGLPDRLEGHSFVGRLTTDEKQHVADLTKRHVPPRHILISLQERDPENVTRITQIYKHKSVIEAEIRGPRSEIQHLFKLIEEANYVYWSRKRDDCEVVRDIFWAHPDSVKLLNLFPTVLIMDATYKTNKYRQPLFEIVGMTSTELTFAVAFAYMECEQTESFIWVLDKLKQLFVKKDVVPQVILTDRDLALMKAVEVVFPTTHNLLCRFHINKNVGMKCKEYVMKDMQETISTLWKDVVWASNEVEYGVRLQYLEQACFACNDFLDYVKNTWLIPHRQRFVGAWINRVLHFGNTTTNRVESAHWKLKQMIGDSFGDMVKVWEAMNSNLKIQIGNIRASFQKSFYEVEHAHISPFYDNLRGSVSRAALRRIAEELSRLDYVLNSREKCGCTMRTSYGLPCACEMGRLIVVGIPLQIESVHLQWRILSMEGDLPLDEEAGSEVDMSNAIDELWRRFKSLDVVGKRALKSRVCEIAYPITTSLCPPPEKIKTKGGVKRKGKKPVGYDVYRDPSGFEYADQASQSSQKQSQASQTSRKQSQSKKQSQAKDEDFTLQFPCHIRPYITEIVNVVADGNCGFRAIALWHGYSEDGWAMVRRDLDMELREKKDLYERLFGLSLSEVRNGLLIDHVGFQPPEKWLTLPEMGYLIANRYNIILVMLGNPCLTFFPMTTTFSPSAPTYCIGLVNRNHFLRVNMKEGFPLPPVTLDWMKFRHQVATSWMLGFAGRLQHWHHLTPMLPSRVNID; this is translated from the exons ATGGAAGTTCCGCTCCAAATTTGTCGAAAAAACGATACAGCTATAGATACCACTGATGCTTTCACAACTTCAGAGAGATTTGTCACACGGGAAGAAGTTATCCGTTGGGTTAAAGAGACTGGAATTAACAATAAAGTGACTGTTATTATCACGCGTTCAGACACCGAAACAGGCAAAAGAGGAAGAAGTAACAAAGTGATATTTGGGTGCGATAAAGGTGGAAAATATAAGGATAAAAGTGAGACTCAAAGTGCTACTAAGAGATGTGGATGTCCATTCAAAATCAGATCGACTCCGGCAAAAGATGGTTCTGGATGGAAGGTTGATGTAAAatgtggagttcataatcatggTTTACCAGATAGATTAGAAGGTCATTCATTTGTTGGTAGGTTGACAACAGATGAGAAGCAGCATGTTGCTGATTTGACAAAGAGACATGTTCCGCCTAGACACATATTGATTTCCTTGCAAGAGCGAGATCCTGAGAACGTCACTCGGATCACGCAAATATACAAGCATAAAAGTGTGATTGAAGCGGAGATAAGAGGTCCAAGAAGTGAGATACAACATTTGTTTAAGCTTATAGAGGAGGCGAACTATGTTTATTGGAGTAGGAAACGGGATGATtgtgaagttgtgagagatattttttgggcTCATCCAGATTCGGTAAAGTTGCTGAATCTTTTTCCTACTGTCTTGATTATGGACGCCACTTATAAGACCAACAAATATAGACAACCTCTGTTTGAAATAGTTGGTATGACTTCGACCGAGTTGACATTTGCGGTTGCATTTGCTTATATGGAGTGTGAGCAGACAGAGAGTTTTATTTGGGTCTTGGATAAGCTGAAGcaattgtttgtgaagaaagatgTGGTTCCACAAGTGATTTTGACGGATAGAGATCTTGCTTTGATGAAAGCAGTTGAAGTTGTTTTTCCTACGACGCATAACTTGCTATGTCGTTTTCATATTAACAAAAATGTTGGGATGAAATGCAAGGAATATGTGATGAAAGACATGCAAGAGACAATAAGCACATTGTGGAAAGATGTTGTATGGGCTAGTAATGAGGTTGAGTATGGTGTACGGTTGCAATATCTTGAACAAGCATGCTTTGCTTGTAATGACTTCCTCGATTACGTGAAGAACACTTGGTTGATCCCACATAGGCAAAGATTTGTAGGCGCATGGATTAATCGAGTGCTTCATTTTGGTAACACCACAACAAATCG gGTTGAATCTGCACATTGGAAGCTAAAGCAGATGATAGGAGACAGCTTTGGTGACATGGTCAAAGTttgggaagctatgaattctAACCTAAAAATCCAAATAGGTAACATTCGAGCTTCGTTTCAAAAAAGTTTTTATGAGGTTGAGCACGCACACATTAGTCCATTTTATGATAATTTGCGTGGTTCAGTATCGAGAGCTGCTTTGAGACGCATTGCAGAAGAGTTATCGAGGCTTGATTATGTGTTAAATAGTAGGGAAAAATGTGGTTGTACTATGAGAACAAGTTATGGGCTACCTTGTGCTTGTGAGATGGGAAGATTGATTGTTGTTGGAATCCCATTACAAATAGAAAGTGTTCATCTTCAATGGAGGATACTATCTatggaaggtgacttgcctttagACGAGGAAGCCGGTTCGGAGGTTGATATGAGtaatgcaattgatgaattgtggaGAAGGTTTAAATCACTAGATGTTGTTGGAAAAAGAGCATTGAAAAGTAGGGTTTGTGAAATTGCATATCCCATAACAACTTCATTGTGTCCACCACCtgagaaaataaaaactaaaggcGGAGTGAAGAGGAAAGGGAAGAAACCAGTTGGGTATGATGTTTATAGGGATCCTTCAGGTTTTGAGTATGCTGATCAGGCGTCTCAATCTTCACAAAAACAATCGCAAGCATCACAAACTTCCAGGAAGCAATCACAATCAAAGAAGCAATCACAAGCAAAGGACGAGGATTTCACTCTTCAGTTTCCTTGTCATATAAGGCCATATATTACCGAGATTGTTAATGTTGTAGCAGATGGTAATTGTGGATTTAGAGCCATTGCACTGTGGCATGGGTATAGTGAGGATGGTTGGGCAATGGTTCGTCGTGACTTGGACATGGAATTAAGAGAAAAGAAGGACTTATATGAGAGATTGTTCGGTCTAAGTTTATCCGAAGTGAGAAATGGATTGTTGATAGATCATGTTGGTTTTCAACCACCGGAGAAATGGTTGACACTACCAGAGATGGGTTATTTGATAGCGAATCGGTATAACATCATTCTTGTGATGCTTGGTAACCCTTGCTTGACCTTTTTTCCTATGACAACAACATTTTCTCCAAGTGCTCCTACATATTGCATTGGCCTTGTCAACAGGAATCATTTTCTTCgg GTTAATATGAAAGAAGGCTTCCCGCTGCCACCCGTCACGTTAGATTGGATGAAGTTTCGTCATCAAGTGGCGACATCTTGGATGTTAGGATTTGCTGGACGTCTTCAACATTGGCACCATCTTACGCCTATGTTACCATCACGTGTTAATATAGATTAA